A genome region from Calliopsis andreniformis isolate RMS-2024a chromosome 2, iyCalAndr_principal, whole genome shotgun sequence includes the following:
- the LOC143188117 gene encoding uncharacterized protein LOC143188117 — protein MDSDIEQIHNVLLEANLPSSIDDLKNPTEEFVVNLITTFLRRFYIDVSAIDKPTMEQQNVMLHCEETDIIGLINLHIAMVQICDRIYIKDLCITDIISPGLKRIRKQAKFLANFILYATNKESDIQDKINEIQNKAKMLQDMLEKKNELLKSRNDRALHTAKQLSLKDKYIAEIKNVQSKLEKNKKQEIELTTKLTTAERKKQDALELCRSYKAQARTLSKTISELQSKIVKSPERYKNRLNELEKQQDSKVEERTKMEVEVQDKKHSIEQKESILNFIKKQLEKFGEVRDINEKLKKINEQEDTISKQVKILRGDVKEFEIKLKTQKNEKQEKEIDALQAQCEERLSPLRSLSSQLLSEKKLCKEKLEEMLLQYNTDSSKLRKTQSAIKKLEEETAVIIKNYQELYDKEILNEKALRKTWTYE, from the exons ATGGACTCAGATATAGAACAAATTCACAATGTTCTACTCGAAGCCAATCTCCCATCAAGTATAGATGATTTGAAAAATCCTACAGAAGAATTTGTTGTCAACCTCATTACCACATTTTTAAGAAGATTTTATATTGATGTTAGCGCAATTGACAAA CCAACAATGGAACAGCAGAATGTAATGTTACATTGCGAAGAAACTGATATAATTGGGCTTATAAATTTGCATATTGCTATGGTACAGATATGTGATCGAATATACATCAAAGACCTATGTATTACTGACATTATTAGTCCAG GTTTAAAAAGAATACGTAAACAAGCAAAATTTCTTGCAAATTTTATATTGTATGCAACTAATAAAGAGTCAGATATACAAGACAAAATCaatgaaattcaaaataaagcAAAAATGTTGCAAGACATGTTAGAAAAGAAGAATGAATTGTTAAAATCTAGGAATGATAGGGCACTGCACACAGCAAAGCAATTGTCATTGAAGGATAAG TATATTGCTGAGATTAAAAATGTACAATCAAAACTTGAGAAAAATAAGAAGCAAGAAATTGAATTAACAACAAAATTGACTACAGCAGAGAGGAAAAAACAAGATGCATTGGAGCTTTGTAGATCTTATAAGGCACAGGCTAGGACA TTAAGCAAAACCATATCTGAATTACAATCAAAGATTGTGAAGTCTCCTGAACGATACAAAAACCGTTTAAATGAATTAGAAAAGCAGCAAGATTCCAAAGTTGAAGAGCGGACAAAAATGGAAGTGGAAGTTCAAGATAAGAAACATTCAATTGAGCAAAAAGAGAGtattttaaatttcattaaaaagcaGTTAGAGAAATTTGGTGAAGTACGAGATATAAATGAGAAATTGAA AAAGATAAATGAACAGGAAGATACTATATCTAAACAAGTTAAAATACTTAGAGGAGATGTTAAggaatttgaaataaaattaaaaactcaaaaaaatgaaaaacaggAGAAGGAAATAGATGCACTTCAAGCACAATGTGAAGAACGCCTTTCTCCCTTACGTAGTTTAAGTTCCCAGTTACTAAG TGAGAAAAAGTTATGCAAAGAAAAGTTAGAAGAAATGCTACTTCAATATAACACGGACAGTTCAAAGTTGAGGAAAACACAAAGTGCTATAAAAAAACTAGAAGAAGAAACGGCAgtaattattaagaattatcaAGAGCTCTATGATAAGGAGATCTTAAAT gaGAAGGCTTTGAGGAAAACATGGACATATGAGTAA
- the Np15.6 gene encoding NADH dehydrogenase [ubiquinone] 1 beta subcomplex subunit NP15.6 has translation MSTLIRLVRPQGIRNGLTSLASKGLRVCRNVSSTPKTNEASSEQSYPVKRTWISYGFDEEDEKKDRHMMHQTFFVGVSICLIGGMFVLAYLPDPALKDWAQREAFLQIRYKEEHGLPYIDPNLIDPSKIILPSDEELGDTEIII, from the coding sequence ATGTCGACATTGATTCGACTCGTTCGTCCTCAAGGAATTAGAAATGGTCTCACCTCTTTGGCATCAAAAGGTCTCAGAGTGTGCCGTAATGTATCGTCTACACCGAAAACAAACGAAGCTTCTTCGGAACAGTCGTATCCGGTGAAGAGGACTTGGATCTCTTACGGATTTGACGAGGAGGACGAGAAAAAGGATCGTCATATGATGCATCAAACATTTTTCGTAGGCGTTAGTATATGTTTAATTGGCGGAATGTTTGTATTGGCATATTTGCCAGACCCAGCATTAAAGGATTGGGCCCAAAGGGAAGCATTCTTGCAAATTCGCTACAAAGAAGAGCATGGTCTGCCTTATATTGATCCAAATCTTATAGACCCATCAAAGATTATTCTTCCTAGCGACGAAGAGTTGGGTGATACTGAAATAATCATTTAA
- the LOC143186495 gene encoding uncharacterized protein LOC143186495, with translation MVTIEEGFCHNDSDCSAEQYCYQVSERCVDYTICNRYNREENKKRARNPSQCGPCLPGYAAEKLSTGDIATLCRKINANGSAPDIPQTGNNVTSYLTGSGIFLICILLAMAIGIFYKRWSRRRPKHQGDLEKYGDLCTVKPSAPPIENCPFIDYGRKLPYVPFNNKNLQDKNRLVSASGFKAPSWINSNPNYEANLNNDSTNVMEQLQSVTELSSNGDNSNAWTSEQLTPARGTRTEYEIEEVDNNANAILSSENISTNESRNYNTNNGNTNSNNNNSSTSENNSEDDREHVRASNVLSMSMNLNVLWRLLPFEKYK, from the exons GTTACGATAGAGGAAGGGTTCTGTCATAACGACAGTGATTGTTCGGCAGAACAATATTGTTATCAAGTATCGGAGAGATGCGTCGATTACACGATATGCAATCGATACAATCGAGAAGAGAATAAAAAACGGGCTCGCAATCCTTCGCAATGTGGACCATGTCTTCCTGG ttATGCTGCAGAGAAGCTTAGCACAGGAGACATAGCAACACTATGCAGAAAGATAAATGCAAATGGCAGTGCTCCTG ATATACCTCAAACGGGCAACAATGTCACTAGTTATTTAACTGGTTCAGGAATTTTTCTAATCTGCATTTTATTAGCTATGGCCATTGGCATATTCTACAAGAGATGGTCACGAA GAAGACCAAAGCATCAGGGAGATCTAGAAAAGTATGGTGATTTGTGCACAGTAAAACCCAGTGCCCCACCAATAGAGAATT GTCCATTCATCGATTATGGGCGAAAATTACCATACGTGCCGTTTAATAACAAAAACTTGCAAGATAAAAATAGATtagtttctgcttctggcttcaaaGCGCCGAGTTGGATTAATTCGAACCCGAATTACGAGGCCAATTTAAATAACGATAGTACGAATGTAATGGAACAATTACAGTCTGTTACTGAATTATCATCAAATGGCGATAATTCTAATGCCTGGACTTCAGA GCAATTAACACCTGCAAGAGGAACTAGAACAGAATATGAAATAGAAGAAGTAGATAATAATGCCAATGCCATTTTATCAAGTGAAAATATTTCAACAAATGAGAGTCGCAATTATAACACTAACAATGGTAATactaatagcaataacaataacaGTTCAACGTCTGAAAATAATTCAGAAGATGATAGAGAACATGTTCGAGCTTCAAATGTTTTATCTATGTCCATGAACTTAAATGTTCTATGGAGATTGTTACCATTTGAAAAATACAAGTag
- the Grasp65 gene encoding Golgi reassembly-stacking protein 2 isoform X1, which translates to MGSSHSIEIPGGGTEGYHVLRVQDGSPGQKAGLEAVFDFIVAIGNTRLDQDNDTLKELLKSGIDKKLTLTVYSSKSQSVRQTVIVPSLTWGGQGLLGISVRFCSFEGSNENVWHVLEVHPSSPAEKAGLRPFTDYIISADSVLHETEDLFTLIEAHESRALKLYVYNTEDDSCREVIITPNHSWGGEGSLGCGIGYGYLHRIPIRNVQEHKSNNSYMSNIKSMAPSQVTTTSTTHTGGSNIVTSIPPGFSIPPNYITSQESTTKSELEIATTAQTVYTPSVQTYSVPQLNPATVGGSTTTNSVPHVVPTQSTTVPCGNTSSHQNEMPSIPGMPTTLPLPTFPTNATIVNEAAGTVSPAKDFTTMQGVPSTGIPYNVPQSHVVTTPISLPGMPPITVSATLPQNTSFYASVLQPNQLTGVTTIPTSTVTPSQ; encoded by the exons ATGGGATCTTCCCACAGTATCGAAATACCAGGAGGTGGTACAGAAGGTTACCATGTACTGAGA GTACAGGATGGTTCTCCTGGACAGAAAGCAGGTCTGGAAGCAGTCTTTGACTTCATTGTAGCAATTGGAAATACTCGCTTG GACCAGGATAATGATACACTAAAAGAACTTCTTAAAAGTGGTATAGATAAAAAATTAACACTAACAGTATATAGCAGTAAATCACAATCTGTAAGGCAAACTGTTATAGTACCTAGTCTTACATGGGGTGGACAGGGTCTTCTTGGAATTAGTGTAAGGTTTTGTTCTTTTGAAGGTTCCAATGAGAATGTTTGGCACGTTCTT GAAGTACATCCATCTTCTCCTGCTGAAAAAGCAGGATTACGACCATTTACAGATTATATCATTAGTGCTGATTCTGTTTTACATGAAACTGAGGATTTATTTACTTTAATAGAGGCACATGAGTCTCGTGCACTGAAATTATATGTATACAATACAGAAGATGATTCTTGTAGAGAAGTTATAATTACACCCAATCATTCTTGGGGTGGAGAAGGAAG CTTGGGTTGTGGAATTGGATACGGATATCTTCATAGAATACCTATTAGAAACGTGCAGGAACATAAATCCAATAATTCATACATG AGTAATATCAAGTCTATGGCTCCAAGTCAGGTAACAACAACGAGTACTACTCACACTGGAGGAAGTAACATAGTAACTAGCATACCCCCAGGTTTTTCTATTCCACCTAATTATATTACGTCGCAAGAAAGCACCACGAAATCTGAGCTTGAAATCGCAACAACTGCGCAAACGGTGTATACACCAAGTGTACAGACATATAGTGTACCCCAATTAAATCCTGCTACTGTTGGCGGATCTACTACCACTAATTCTGTGCCTCACGTCGTGCCTACTCAGAGCACGACTGTTCCGTGTG GTAATACTTCGTCTCATCAAAATGAAATGCCGAGTATACCCGGTATGCCCACCACCCTGCCTTTACCAACTTTTCCCACCAACGCCACGATTGTAAACGAAGCAGCTGGTACTGTTTCCCCGGCGAAAGACTTTACAACTATGCAAGGTGTACCGTCGACTGGAATACCGTATAATGTGCCTCAATCTCATGTAGTGACGACCCCGATTTCGCTGCCTGGTATGCCACCTATCACCGTCAGTGCAACTTTGCCACAGAATACATCCTTCTATGCGTCTGTTCTTCAACCAAATCAGTTGACTGGTGTTACTACAATCCCTACGTCTACAGTAACGCCAAGCCAGTAA
- the Grasp65 gene encoding Golgi reassembly-stacking protein 2 isoform X2 — protein MVLLDRKQDQDNDTLKELLKSGIDKKLTLTVYSSKSQSVRQTVIVPSLTWGGQGLLGISVRFCSFEGSNENVWHVLEVHPSSPAEKAGLRPFTDYIISADSVLHETEDLFTLIEAHESRALKLYVYNTEDDSCREVIITPNHSWGGEGSLGCGIGYGYLHRIPIRNVQEHKSNNSYMSNIKSMAPSQVTTTSTTHTGGSNIVTSIPPGFSIPPNYITSQESTTKSELEIATTAQTVYTPSVQTYSVPQLNPATVGGSTTTNSVPHVVPTQSTTVPCGNTSSHQNEMPSIPGMPTTLPLPTFPTNATIVNEAAGTVSPAKDFTTMQGVPSTGIPYNVPQSHVVTTPISLPGMPPITVSATLPQNTSFYASVLQPNQLTGVTTIPTSTVTPSQ, from the exons ATGGTTCTCCTGGACAGAAAGCAG GACCAGGATAATGATACACTAAAAGAACTTCTTAAAAGTGGTATAGATAAAAAATTAACACTAACAGTATATAGCAGTAAATCACAATCTGTAAGGCAAACTGTTATAGTACCTAGTCTTACATGGGGTGGACAGGGTCTTCTTGGAATTAGTGTAAGGTTTTGTTCTTTTGAAGGTTCCAATGAGAATGTTTGGCACGTTCTT GAAGTACATCCATCTTCTCCTGCTGAAAAAGCAGGATTACGACCATTTACAGATTATATCATTAGTGCTGATTCTGTTTTACATGAAACTGAGGATTTATTTACTTTAATAGAGGCACATGAGTCTCGTGCACTGAAATTATATGTATACAATACAGAAGATGATTCTTGTAGAGAAGTTATAATTACACCCAATCATTCTTGGGGTGGAGAAGGAAG CTTGGGTTGTGGAATTGGATACGGATATCTTCATAGAATACCTATTAGAAACGTGCAGGAACATAAATCCAATAATTCATACATG AGTAATATCAAGTCTATGGCTCCAAGTCAGGTAACAACAACGAGTACTACTCACACTGGAGGAAGTAACATAGTAACTAGCATACCCCCAGGTTTTTCTATTCCACCTAATTATATTACGTCGCAAGAAAGCACCACGAAATCTGAGCTTGAAATCGCAACAACTGCGCAAACGGTGTATACACCAAGTGTACAGACATATAGTGTACCCCAATTAAATCCTGCTACTGTTGGCGGATCTACTACCACTAATTCTGTGCCTCACGTCGTGCCTACTCAGAGCACGACTGTTCCGTGTG GTAATACTTCGTCTCATCAAAATGAAATGCCGAGTATACCCGGTATGCCCACCACCCTGCCTTTACCAACTTTTCCCACCAACGCCACGATTGTAAACGAAGCAGCTGGTACTGTTTCCCCGGCGAAAGACTTTACAACTATGCAAGGTGTACCGTCGACTGGAATACCGTATAATGTGCCTCAATCTCATGTAGTGACGACCCCGATTTCGCTGCCTGGTATGCCACCTATCACCGTCAGTGCAACTTTGCCACAGAATACATCCTTCTATGCGTCTGTTCTTCAACCAAATCAGTTGACTGGTGTTACTACAATCCCTACGTCTACAGTAACGCCAAGCCAGTAA
- the LOC143188171 gene encoding uncharacterized protein LOC143188171, producing the protein MGDMVALKNKHLKITDLQMKELLQEQVKLINYVQREQNQLSSEDELKIKELTSKVTSMKQCLQTEKQTLQHKNHELSKHSDSIAELEVEKNKLSEENQSLEVQRNKLKCCKRNLHDQEVLDKGRKKLTLYRQLTRIRWDYENIRESIIGYVSNNRDYIHHFNYKSENTDLTELLWQEIYQSSNCMDNNDVHNKENVVQNQ; encoded by the exons ATGGGTGACATGGTGGCTTTAAAAAACAAGCACTTAAAAATTACAGATTTGCAGATGAAAGAGTTACTACAAGAACAAGTCAAGTTAATTAATTATGTTCAAAGAGAGCAAAATCAATTAAGTAGCG aagatgaattgaaaattaaagaattaACATCGAAAGTAACCTCTATGAAACAATGTCTTCAAACTGAGAAACAAACATTGCAGCACAAAAATCACGAGTTATCTAAACATTCAGATTCTATT GCAGAGTTGGAGGTAGAGAAGAATAAACTTTCAGAAGAAAATCAGTCATTGGAAGTCCAGAGAAATAAACTTAAATGCTGTAAACGGAATTTACATGACCAAGAAGTGTTGGATAAAGGAAG AAAGAAGTTAACGTTATACAGACAGCTGACTAGGATACGCTGGGACTATGAAAACATTCGAGAAAGCATAATAGGAT ATGTTTCAAATAATAGAGATTATATCCATCACTTTAATTACAAAAGTGAAAATACAGATTTAACTGAATTACTGTGGCAAGAAatatatcaatcttcaaattgcaTGGACAATAATGATGTACATAACAAAGAAAATGTAGTACAAAATCAGTAG
- the Hyccin gene encoding PI4KA lipid kinase complex subunit hyccin, translated as MTESLINEWLTDCADVSPSKLHTFATTLLQDNEIVRALYVLLEERSKYSQLVDTVCDQLYNFCRSRETELQRFTLQFLPTLIYIYLNSAAHGDIKNCRSVETLLIGLYNLEIMDKSGQQKVISFRLPSLAMYSIFHEPASLAPASLTESAVRRFEECNTKLVSWGPLQQVETLNAQNRLKVMTALLFIYNQQLGYMSKFALEQLCKVATKLVTQGFMKPGHHQRSSYGSESSFVPRLLPRIPVSSQFLLEFLHAVYFAMYNDCWYLGNQAVEDIHNRACYETYPDVMLVTNAIRNSASTGPSGQPSDGPIGVSVALSPATATATISKSMITNASFRAKKLPDDLDEKLFAAELSATQLEKQQQPAVSSSTRRFPWHWKHSLPISNEEDAGVRKVSSSSSLENARRGSACSVQSLPNKSSPKKNKEHSKRNRSENYEDHNSKTKVRKEHRENADLKAYEENKMNSGSHLYSVLEEQVLGEMIHKSMENLYLEDNKSVNFRTTAALSTNT; from the exons atgacggaGAGTTTAATAAACGAATGGCTGACAGACTGTGCGGATGTCTCACCGTCCAAACTGCATACTTTTGCCACCACTTTGCTGCAAGACAAcgaaattgttagagccttgtATGTGCTCCTGGAAGAGCGTAGTAAATATAGCCAG TTAGTGGACACAGTATGTGACCAGTTGTATAATTTCTGTCGTTCCCGGGAAACAGAATTACAGAGGTTTACCTTACAGTTCTTACCAACACTGATATACATTTACTTGAATTCTGCAGCTCATGGTGATATTAAG AATTGTCGATCTGTAGAAACACTACTGATTGGATTGTACAATCTGGAAATAATGGATAAATCTGGACAGCAGAAGGTCATTTCCTTCAGATTACCATCACTTGCCATGTATTCTATATTTCATGAG CCTGCAAGTTTAGCACCTGCTTCTCTGACAGAGAGTGCAGTAcgtagatttgaagaatgcaataCAAAACTAGTTAGCTGGGGACCGTTGCAGCAAGTGGAAACATTAAATGCTCagaacagattgaaagttatgaCTGCTCTTCTGTTCATTTACAATCAACAGCTCGGTTATATGAGCAAATTTGCTTTAGAACAATTGTGTAAAGTCGCTACCAA GCTCGTTACCCAAGGGTTTATGAAACCGGGACATCATCAACGATCTTCTTACGGAAGCGAGTCTAGTTTCGTCCCAAGGCTTCTACCTCGTATACCCGTGTCCAGTCAATTTCTCCTAGAATTTTTACACGCTGTTTATTTTGCTAT GTATAATGACTGTTGGTATTTAGGAAATCAGGCAGTAGAAGATATTCATAATCGAGCATGTTATGAGACATATCCAGACGTTATGCTAGTCACGAATGCTATACGTAATTCTGCCAGCACCGGACCATCGG gTCAACCTAGTGATGGACCAATTGGCGTTAGTGTTGCGTTATCGCCAGCAACTGCAACTGCGACGATATCTAAATCCATGATTACGAATGCTTCGTTCCGCGCTAAAAAATTACCAG ACGATCTGGATGAGAAGTTATTTGCGGCTGAACTGAGCGCCACTCAACTTGAAAAGCAACAGCAACCGGCAGTATCCAGCAGTACGAGGCGGTTCCCTTGGCATTGGAAGCACTCACTTCCGATTTCAAACGAGGAAGATGCCGGAGTGAGAAAAGTCAGTTCTTCCTCCTCGTTGGAGAACGCTAGACGGGGGAGCGCGTGCAGTGTTCAGAGTTTACCAAACAAGTCCTCTCCCAAAAAGAACAAAGAGCATTCGAAAAGAAATCGATCTGAGAACTATGAGGATCACAATTCGAAAACTAAAGTGAGAAAAGAGCACAGAGAAAACGCTGATTTAAAAGCTTACGAAGAGAACAAGATGAACTCTGGTTCACATTTATATAGCGTATTGGAAGAGCAAGTTCTAGGAGAAATGATCCATAAATCGATGGAAAATTTATATTTGGAAGACAATAAATCAGTGAATTTTCGTACGACTGCTGCGCTGTCAACGAATACATG a